A genomic segment from Lignipirellula cremea encodes:
- a CDS encoding sigma-54-dependent transcriptional regulator, with translation MASLLVVDDDRTILHMIERAFDDSAVSIIAVRDPAEVLEVIRLQQPDVVLLDIMLPETSGLEMFPQIHELDPKLPIIFITSGGASDTTIEAMKLGAHDFLLKPLDLNQLRKQVKQAIEIRRLMLEPVAVPGHKSKETAHEELVGSSLPMLDVYKAIGRVAQEDVTCLICGESGTGKELVARAIYHHSKRSKGPFLAVNCAAIPESLLESELFGHEQGAFTGADRRRLGKFEQCDGGTLFLDEVGDMPAMLQSKMLRILQEQRFERVGGNETIQVDVRVIAATNRDLEAMVDKAEFRADLYYRLNGFTLGLAPLRDRGSDIDLLVEYFLTRLNKSLNRNIVRISDEAMELLRTYEWPGNVRELQAILKQSILQTTGSVVAPDFLPDVIRRAASPCTVDNEDDSTTCLKRFINQRLAGHTSDLYAESLEWMERYLVGRVLRMTDGNQTKASSVLGITRGSLRNKIRSLGISVEQVVHVDGDEEGEDD, from the coding sequence ATGGCGTCATTACTTGTGGTCGACGACGACCGAACCATTCTCCACATGATCGAACGCGCGTTCGATGATTCCGCCGTTTCCATTATCGCCGTGCGCGACCCGGCTGAAGTACTCGAAGTCATCCGCCTGCAGCAGCCCGACGTGGTCCTGCTGGATATCATGCTGCCGGAAACTTCCGGTTTGGAAATGTTCCCGCAGATCCACGAGCTTGACCCCAAGCTGCCGATTATCTTTATCACCTCCGGCGGCGCCAGCGACACCACGATCGAAGCGATGAAGCTTGGCGCCCATGACTTCCTGCTCAAGCCGCTTGACCTGAACCAGCTGCGGAAGCAGGTCAAACAGGCGATTGAGATCCGGCGCCTGATGCTGGAGCCGGTCGCCGTGCCGGGACACAAGTCCAAAGAAACGGCCCATGAAGAGCTGGTCGGCAGCAGCCTGCCCATGCTCGATGTGTACAAAGCCATCGGCCGGGTCGCCCAGGAAGACGTCACCTGCCTGATTTGCGGCGAAAGCGGCACCGGCAAGGAACTGGTCGCTCGCGCCATTTATCACCATAGCAAACGCTCCAAAGGACCATTCCTGGCGGTCAACTGCGCCGCCATCCCGGAGTCGCTCCTGGAAAGTGAACTGTTCGGCCATGAACAAGGAGCCTTCACCGGCGCCGATCGCCGTCGCCTGGGCAAGTTTGAACAATGCGACGGCGGCACGCTGTTCCTGGACGAAGTCGGCGATATGCCGGCCATGCTGCAGAGCAAAATGCTGCGTATCCTGCAGGAGCAGCGTTTTGAACGGGTCGGCGGAAATGAAACAATCCAGGTCGATGTTCGCGTCATCGCCGCCACCAACCGCGATCTGGAAGCGATGGTCGACAAAGCCGAATTCCGCGCCGACCTTTACTATCGCCTGAACGGCTTCACCCTGGGACTGGCGCCGCTGCGCGATCGAGGCAGCGATATCGACCTGCTAGTAGAATACTTCCTGACCCGTCTCAACAAATCGCTCAATCGTAATATCGTCCGCATCTCCGACGAGGCGATGGAACTGCTCCGTACCTACGAATGGCCGGGCAACGTGCGGGAACTACAGGCCATCCTCAAGCAGTCGATTCTGCAGACCACGGGGTCCGTGGTCGCGCCGGACTTTTTGCCCGACGTGATTCGCCGGGCCGCTTCGCCTTGCACGGTGGATAATGAAGACGACTCCACCACCTGCCTCAAACGGTTTATTAACCAGCGACTGGCCGGCCACACCAGTGATCTTTACGCGGAATCGTTGGAGTGGATGGAACGCTACCTGGTAGGACGCGTGCTGCGGATGACCGACGGGAACCAGACCAAAGCGTCCTCGGTGCTCGGCATTACCCGGGGCAGCCTGCGAAACAAAATCCGCAGCCTGGGAATCTCCGTGGAGCAGGTCGTCCATGTCGATGGCGACGAAGAAGGCGAAGACGACTAA
- a CDS encoding Gfo/Idh/MocA family protein, translating into MAIGFGIIGCGMIASFHAKAVGDLPDARVAACYNRTPEKADRFAEAQGCKAYYDLDEMLADPDVHVVTICTPSGAHLEPALAAAKAGKHVIVEKPLEVTLDRCDAIIEACEKAGVVLSTIFPSRFHESSQLLKQAVDGGRFGRLTLGDALVKWYRSQEYYDQGAWRGTWALDGGGALMNQAIHSVDLLTWLMGPVSEIVAATDTLAHERIEVEDVAVAAVRFANGALGVIEATTAAYPGALKKVEIHGSRGSASLEEEDIKTWDFAEATDDDKALLERMTGKTHTGGGAADPAAIGHHGHTMHFADVLKAIETGGKPLIDGHEGRRSVEIILAIYKAAETGQAVKLPLESDPVLKARPLQ; encoded by the coding sequence ATGGCGATTGGTTTCGGGATTATCGGATGCGGCATGATTGCCAGCTTTCACGCCAAAGCAGTCGGCGATCTGCCCGATGCGCGGGTGGCGGCCTGTTACAACCGCACGCCTGAGAAAGCCGACCGCTTTGCCGAAGCGCAAGGCTGCAAGGCTTACTACGACCTGGACGAAATGCTGGCCGATCCCGACGTGCATGTGGTCACCATCTGCACGCCCAGCGGTGCCCATCTGGAGCCCGCCCTGGCCGCCGCTAAAGCGGGCAAGCATGTCATCGTGGAGAAACCGCTTGAGGTCACCCTGGACCGGTGCGACGCGATCATCGAAGCCTGCGAAAAAGCCGGCGTGGTGCTCTCCACCATTTTCCCTTCCCGCTTCCATGAGTCGTCGCAGCTGCTCAAGCAGGCCGTCGACGGCGGTCGCTTTGGTCGGCTCACTCTGGGTGACGCCCTGGTCAAGTGGTATCGCAGCCAGGAGTACTACGATCAGGGAGCCTGGCGCGGCACCTGGGCGCTCGACGGCGGCGGCGCCCTGATGAACCAGGCGATCCACAGCGTCGATCTCTTGACCTGGCTCATGGGGCCGGTGTCAGAAATTGTCGCCGCGACCGACACCCTGGCTCACGAACGGATCGAAGTCGAAGACGTCGCGGTGGCTGCGGTCCGCTTCGCCAACGGCGCGCTGGGAGTGATCGAAGCGACCACCGCCGCTTATCCCGGGGCGCTCAAGAAAGTGGAGATCCACGGCTCCCGCGGCTCCGCGTCGCTGGAAGAAGAAGATATTAAAACGTGGGACTTCGCCGAAGCCACCGATGACGACAAGGCCCTGCTGGAACGAATGACGGGGAAAACCCACACCGGCGGCGGCGCCGCCGACCCGGCAGCGATCGGCCATCATGGCCACACGATGCACTTTGCCGATGTGCTGAAAGCAATTGAGACCGGCGGCAAGCCGCTGATCGATGGTCACGAAGGTCGTCGCTCGGTCGAGATCATCCTGGCGATCTACAAAGCGGCCGAAACGGGCCAGGCCGTCAAGCTGCCGCTGGAAAGCGATCCGGTGCTCAAGGCGCGTCCCCTGCAATAA
- a CDS encoding vWA domain-containing protein yields MQDLDIPLSNEVYTPAVESDKWRDAPCRRRRLNRMLHITGWIGLLTLASALIWAVTWFQPPRPGCLVLLGAGYQDNLDVPQNVFGWQSVLDFAQLTEGPNGLTYWGRDLLRQAHPPQRLMAGQPWDQGMQDFEEPTLVMMINAHGASDTNGAYLIPQNADDSADPQNRLRLTDLLDRLAELPAEKHKLLLLDCTGVAANWRWGFLHNDFARELRLANDRISSIPNLVVICASDIDQRSWTYDDQRRTIFSHFLIEGLRGAAFDDSNDGRVNAYELFDFTASAVAGWVKSNRQASQTPLLLPEGDVGQERASAIDLGVISRSYKPVEPPTRAVVGRQPLDEAWQRCEQLSSAQNSPCDYAPQLWRIMLDTLVRYEQLIYLGDQQSADALRVRLEDLAFQIEQKCTISLASMQNTLAMPAVAGCDRDVYRRQAEATVNQLWTAPPAQTSDLWTKQTQTIISQAATNPDLALRLFRLSVFDVLIDRAAEDPQRNLAPAARLAPLAGDPLHPLPAEIHFVVMLNRDLDITGFSAEDLDRVRLAIEVRRVAERAAAAAGRGYALSEEVSPWIRDLVDAADKDRRAGEDMLLAGPQARADAETKLKAAQTQYERALTQSDTVRAALQVRNQALSEAPYYSEWLASRGDQDSLTESENSPVNDLLELWTSTHALTEQLEQPNSHWIDEAPPASFVDPQPQSLAARADLVRRQLTAMHSSYARNARSVVSGRSDDIWQEAGSALMVPLGTMPERTQLWEARRSANGAMPATMAAQCAVNRMATPPPISETTKRNAARQGRLALAMLGPKNFDLVKGKDWENFQQVQRRVEVFDVEQQWWESLARAGEQIRGRYLELPAWVASTKENADHETREKMIAETTNASAVCRLISDAATVTVNAPRTLRKLLLQDLLLWQADRTWRDHWSAQDPNAEPYYRTAGLTFLDDARQLDSHHQELNALQQKLQQNGVLAFATPSRLDLTSQQQLEVACQLEPGPGAALPPGYPTVWVEAGDSLNLVSPAPQERIAQPLGQQDEKSQFVCTLRSPVLDKAESTFDQGPTATPSNLMLTALFRGQKLQRQIPVSIHLQPELLVSRQPRPAKGSIAVQGSASLANQDGVAQGAITIVLDASGSMGPPANESFSAQTKYAEACQAIQQMMGSLPRGVVVSVWVFGQAWGPQKTTLTPEETIHRVVPPTVWSPEDPAQLQTLLRAIQYPAIEPWNESPLIEAMLKAKEDLMTAPGFKSMVVITDGVDNRFETQSGGQTVSQALNQAFRNSGIEVNLLGFKVANQEMEQAKKQFQVVETWMPPGKYYLLSQASELESQLTAAAAPHLRYWVQNYDNRTLPGLPADGLDVSQPNSNLRWLPGGADPGGYQLRFSEQSAKQTPVLIRGGDLLLLQANRTAKGLNAARIPYAKTFWSWKPSRTEGNFQAAVLQNQRTGDRTLEMLMTLEAAGQSQDVLQQWEPRDIWVEAAPAKAGKPIAVQWRREFGYAAPAWTLSAASWPTGDKKGDLARPDLKVWWSPDEQTPAAVLLQRGRDFDNYASLHNLAVSALEQRAVLESIAVEEHYVQTGPNLREKRSCLVVRMAQDNGDALRVRLEGVAAAGEEHRYYPTVGRYAALFWPVTADEADMTLQGVSLLSMQAFKRQAERRGYFLDFQDLVAPDPNDTRPAPDYSTHP; encoded by the coding sequence ATGCAGGATCTTGATATTCCCCTGTCGAACGAAGTGTATACCCCGGCGGTTGAGTCTGACAAATGGCGCGACGCTCCCTGTCGTCGACGTCGTTTGAACCGCATGCTGCACATTACGGGCTGGATCGGCTTGCTCACTCTGGCTTCGGCGCTCATCTGGGCGGTGACCTGGTTCCAGCCTCCGCGGCCCGGCTGCCTGGTGCTGCTGGGCGCAGGATACCAGGATAACCTCGATGTTCCGCAGAACGTGTTCGGCTGGCAGAGCGTGCTGGATTTTGCTCAGTTGACCGAAGGGCCGAACGGTCTGACGTACTGGGGCCGAGACCTGCTCCGGCAAGCCCATCCGCCGCAACGCCTGATGGCGGGACAACCGTGGGACCAGGGTATGCAGGACTTTGAAGAGCCGACCCTGGTGATGATGATCAATGCGCACGGAGCCAGCGACACGAATGGCGCCTACCTGATCCCGCAGAACGCCGATGATTCCGCCGATCCGCAAAACCGCCTGCGTCTGACGGACCTGCTTGATCGCCTGGCGGAGCTGCCGGCCGAAAAACATAAGCTGTTGTTGCTGGACTGCACAGGCGTAGCGGCAAACTGGCGCTGGGGATTCTTGCATAACGATTTCGCCCGCGAACTGCGGCTGGCGAACGACCGCATTTCGTCGATTCCAAATCTCGTCGTTATTTGCGCCAGCGATATCGATCAGCGATCGTGGACCTACGACGACCAGCGACGCACGATTTTCTCGCACTTTCTGATCGAAGGTCTGCGCGGGGCGGCGTTCGACGATTCCAACGACGGACGGGTGAATGCGTACGAACTGTTCGACTTCACGGCGTCCGCCGTGGCCGGCTGGGTCAAGTCGAATCGCCAGGCTTCGCAGACCCCGTTGCTGTTGCCAGAGGGCGACGTCGGCCAGGAACGGGCTTCGGCGATCGACCTGGGCGTGATCTCGCGCTCTTACAAACCCGTCGAGCCTCCGACCCGCGCGGTCGTTGGCCGACAGCCGCTGGACGAAGCCTGGCAGCGGTGCGAACAGCTGTCGTCGGCGCAGAACTCTCCCTGCGATTACGCCCCGCAGCTCTGGCGGATCATGCTTGACACGCTGGTGCGGTATGAGCAGCTGATTTACCTGGGCGATCAGCAATCGGCCGACGCGTTGCGGGTGCGACTGGAAGACCTGGCGTTTCAGATCGAACAAAAATGCACCATTTCGTTGGCCAGCATGCAGAACACCCTGGCGATGCCGGCGGTGGCAGGTTGCGACCGCGATGTTTATCGCCGTCAGGCTGAAGCGACCGTCAACCAGTTGTGGACGGCGCCCCCGGCCCAGACTTCGGACCTGTGGACCAAACAGACCCAGACGATCATCAGCCAGGCTGCGACCAATCCGGACCTGGCGCTGCGGCTGTTCCGTCTGTCGGTGTTTGACGTACTGATCGACAGGGCGGCCGAAGACCCCCAGCGGAACCTGGCGCCTGCCGCCAGACTGGCTCCCCTGGCCGGCGACCCGTTGCATCCGCTGCCTGCCGAAATCCACTTTGTGGTCATGCTGAACCGCGACCTCGACATCACGGGATTTTCTGCGGAGGACCTGGATCGCGTTCGCCTGGCGATTGAAGTTCGTCGGGTGGCTGAAAGGGCCGCTGCCGCCGCCGGACGCGGTTACGCATTGAGCGAAGAGGTTTCTCCCTGGATTCGTGATCTGGTCGACGCGGCCGATAAAGATCGTCGCGCTGGCGAAGACATGCTGCTGGCCGGACCGCAAGCCCGGGCCGATGCCGAAACGAAACTGAAAGCAGCCCAAACGCAATACGAACGCGCATTGACGCAGTCGGACACGGTGCGTGCGGCCCTGCAGGTGCGTAACCAGGCTCTGAGCGAGGCGCCTTATTACTCGGAATGGCTGGCTTCCCGCGGCGATCAGGATTCGCTGACGGAAAGTGAAAACTCGCCCGTGAACGATCTGCTGGAACTATGGACTTCAACGCATGCCTTGACGGAACAGCTGGAGCAGCCGAACTCGCATTGGATTGACGAAGCCCCGCCGGCATCGTTTGTCGACCCGCAGCCGCAAAGCCTGGCAGCCCGGGCGGATCTGGTTCGTCGCCAGTTGACGGCGATGCACAGCAGTTACGCCCGCAACGCTCGTTCCGTGGTGAGCGGTCGCAGCGATGATATCTGGCAGGAAGCCGGCAGCGCGCTTATGGTTCCGCTGGGAACCATGCCGGAACGGACGCAGCTGTGGGAAGCCCGTCGTTCGGCCAACGGCGCGATGCCCGCCACTATGGCGGCGCAGTGCGCGGTGAACCGGATGGCGACTCCGCCCCCGATCAGTGAAACGACCAAACGGAACGCGGCTCGCCAGGGTCGGCTGGCTTTGGCAATGCTGGGTCCGAAGAACTTCGACCTGGTCAAGGGGAAGGACTGGGAGAATTTCCAGCAGGTGCAACGCCGCGTGGAAGTTTTCGATGTCGAACAGCAGTGGTGGGAATCCCTGGCGCGGGCGGGCGAGCAGATTCGCGGCCGCTACCTGGAATTGCCGGCCTGGGTCGCCTCGACCAAGGAGAATGCCGACCATGAGACTCGCGAGAAAATGATCGCGGAAACGACCAACGCCTCGGCCGTTTGTCGACTGATCAGCGACGCCGCGACGGTGACCGTCAATGCTCCCCGCACGTTGCGCAAGCTCCTGCTGCAGGACCTGCTGTTGTGGCAGGCTGACCGGACCTGGCGCGACCACTGGTCGGCGCAGGATCCGAACGCTGAACCGTATTACCGAACCGCCGGCCTCACGTTTCTCGACGACGCCCGCCAGCTGGACAGCCACCACCAGGAACTGAATGCCCTGCAGCAAAAACTGCAGCAAAACGGCGTGCTGGCGTTTGCCACCCCGTCGCGGCTGGACCTGACAAGCCAGCAGCAGTTGGAGGTCGCCTGCCAGCTGGAGCCGGGCCCTGGAGCCGCGTTGCCGCCCGGCTATCCGACCGTCTGGGTGGAAGCGGGCGATTCTTTGAATCTGGTTTCGCCGGCGCCGCAGGAACGGATCGCCCAGCCATTGGGCCAGCAGGATGAGAAGTCGCAGTTTGTCTGCACGCTTCGCAGTCCGGTCCTGGATAAGGCCGAATCGACCTTTGACCAGGGGCCGACGGCGACTCCTTCGAACCTGATGCTGACCGCCCTGTTTCGCGGCCAGAAACTGCAGAGGCAGATTCCTGTATCCATTCATCTGCAGCCGGAACTGCTGGTCAGCCGACAGCCGCGGCCCGCCAAGGGCAGCATCGCCGTCCAAGGCTCCGCCAGCCTGGCTAACCAGGACGGCGTCGCCCAGGGCGCCATTACGATTGTGCTCGACGCATCCGGCAGCATGGGGCCGCCGGCCAACGAGAGCTTCTCGGCCCAGACCAAGTACGCCGAAGCCTGTCAGGCCATCCAGCAGATGATGGGCTCCCTGCCTCGCGGCGTGGTGGTCAGCGTCTGGGTGTTTGGCCAGGCATGGGGACCCCAGAAGACCACGCTCACCCCGGAAGAGACCATTCACCGCGTGGTGCCGCCGACCGTCTGGAGTCCTGAAGATCCTGCCCAGCTGCAGACCTTGCTGCGGGCGATCCAGTACCCGGCAATCGAGCCCTGGAACGAATCCCCCCTGATCGAAGCGATGCTCAAGGCCAAAGAGGATCTGATGACGGCGCCCGGCTTCAAAAGCATGGTCGTCATTACCGACGGCGTGGACAACCGGTTTGAGACGCAGTCCGGCGGGCAAACGGTCAGCCAGGCTCTCAACCAGGCGTTTCGCAACTCGGGCATTGAGGTGAACCTGCTCGGCTTCAAAGTCGCCAACCAGGAAATGGAACAGGCGAAGAAGCAGTTCCAGGTGGTCGAAACGTGGATGCCGCCCGGCAAGTACTACCTGCTCAGTCAGGCCAGCGAACTGGAGTCGCAATTGACCGCCGCTGCGGCGCCGCACCTGCGCTACTGGGTGCAGAACTACGATAACCGCACCTTGCCGGGATTGCCGGCCGACGGACTCGATGTGAGCCAGCCCAACTCCAATCTTCGCTGGCTGCCCGGCGGAGCCGACCCCGGCGGTTACCAGCTGCGTTTCAGTGAACAGTCCGCCAAACAGACGCCCGTGCTGATCCGCGGCGGCGACCTGCTGTTGCTGCAGGCGAACCGCACGGCCAAAGGCTTGAATGCCGCACGGATTCCGTACGCCAAAACGTTCTGGTCGTGGAAACCCTCGCGGACCGAAGGCAACTTCCAGGCGGCCGTATTGCAGAACCAGCGCACGGGCGACCGCACGCTGGAAATGCTGATGACGCTCGAAGCGGCCGGACAATCGCAGGACGTGCTGCAGCAATGGGAGCCGCGTGATATCTGGGTGGAAGCCGCCCCGGCCAAGGCCGGCAAGCCGATTGCGGTGCAGTGGCGCCGGGAGTTTGGCTACGCTGCTCCGGCCTGGACGTTGTCCGCCGCCAGCTGGCCGACCGGTGATAAGAAAGGCGACCTCGCCCGTCCCGACCTGAAGGTCTGGTGGAGCCCCGATGAGCAAACGCCTGCCGCTGTGCTGCTGCAACGCGGACGCGACTTTGATAACTACGCCAGCCTGCACAACCTGGCGGTTTCCGCCCTGGAGCAGCGGGCCGTGCTGGAAAGCATTGCGGTCGAAGAGCACTATGTGCAGACCGGTCCCAACCTGCGAGAGAAACGATCCTGCCTGGTCGTGCGAATGGCCCAGGATAACGGAGACGCCTTGCGGGTCCGACTGGAAGGGGTCGCAGCGGCCGGTGAAGAGCACCGCTATTACCCGACGGTCGGTCGTTACGCGGCGTTGTTCTGGCCCGTCACGGCCGACGAAGCGGACATGACGCTGCAGGGCGTGTCGCTGCTCTCCATGCAAGCGTTCAAACGCCAGGCCGAACGTCGCGGTTACTTCCTGGACTTCCAGGACCTGGTTGCTCCGGACCCGAACGATACCCGTCCGGCCCCCGACTATTCGACCCATCCGTAA